The following are from one region of the Polaribacter marinaquae genome:
- a CDS encoding DEAD/DEAH box helicase → MNQGIYEELITQLVSENLNKIDKDKFFLKKTSIDKEEASSVLSKHLAKTLKHAFQLIKGKAELQIEIANKIIKLLKDELNKQEFNDDLVSVEGEILKAVFSKTDAHFSNLDLRLKEITPYTRLTQSELFTGGNGGLSLESELKKEILSSNEIYLLVSFIKFKGIIILEKELREFTERGGKLKVITTTYIGATDYKAIQLLSKLPNTEVKISYNTSNERLHAKAYLFYRNTGFHTAYIGSSNFSRSALTDGLEWNLKVTTKEVSHIIDKFNKTFDSYWNSDDFELFDDSKHKEKLQNALKQSKFSKPYENATALFDIKPFPYQKEVLEKLEVERTVHKRFRNLVVAATGTGKTVISAFDYKRFKQNNKSAKLLFLAHRKEIIQKSLSTFQGVLRNNNIGELWVDGMVPDNFEFVFASVQSVKNKFKEYNLTPDYYDYIIIDECHHQTANSYREIINHFKPKVLLGLTATPERMDGGDILEDFENKIAAEIRLPEAMNRKLLCPFQYFGITDSVDLTNVSWSRGKYAPSELTDLYTGNDRRAREIIDALDKYTKDINEVRSLGYCATMEHAKFMAEKFTLAGLKADYLTSENSKDRVYIRQKLEKKEINYLFVVDMFNEGIDIPEIDTVLFLRPTESLTVFLQQLGRGLRLHEEKDCLTVLDFVGNSKPEYNFESKFRALIGKTNTTVLKEIEDDFPHLPLGCSIILEKKTKETILKNISAATSLNKNKLIQRIQQFQNDTNLPLTIGNFSKFYNIPLQSIYKRGSWKRLCHLAGKINDFDPKNEKEIVSTISNKWLSTNSLSYFTFILKIAKQNFNINISEFNQNEKIMLLMLHYDVWQKEGGFDSLEESIKTIGLNKILIEEIKEVLELLIENIDFKELPIQLPYHQPLKLHSRYTRDQILSAFQLSSFNKKSSNREGTALNKDLNTEILFINLIKSEENFSPTTMYDDYAVNELLFHWQTQNSARPDLGKGLSYIKHKEQEKRILLFVREKAKNEFGKSTGYVFIGEGEIKDHYGSKPMNINWELKEPMPLYLWKDAAKLSIG, encoded by the coding sequence ATGAATCAAGGAATTTACGAAGAATTAATAACCCAATTAGTATCTGAAAATTTAAATAAAATTGATAAAGATAAATTCTTTCTAAAGAAAACTTCAATTGACAAAGAGGAAGCCTCAAGTGTTTTATCTAAACATCTAGCTAAAACTTTAAAACATGCATTTCAACTTATAAAAGGCAAAGCCGAATTACAAATTGAAATTGCTAACAAAATAATTAAATTACTTAAAGATGAATTAAATAAACAAGAATTCAATGATGATTTAGTTAGTGTCGAAGGTGAAATTTTAAAGGCAGTATTTTCAAAAACTGATGCGCACTTTTCAAATTTAGATTTAAGATTAAAAGAAATCACTCCTTATACAAGATTAACACAAAGTGAATTATTTACAGGTGGAAACGGTGGTCTATCACTAGAAAGTGAGCTTAAAAAGGAGATTCTTTCGTCTAACGAAATATATCTTCTTGTCTCTTTTATAAAATTTAAAGGTATCATTATTCTTGAAAAAGAGTTAAGAGAATTTACTGAACGTGGTGGAAAACTAAAAGTTATTACAACTACTTATATTGGTGCAACTGATTATAAAGCTATTCAACTACTTTCAAAACTACCAAATACTGAAGTTAAAATATCGTACAATACAAGTAATGAAAGGTTACATGCAAAAGCATATCTTTTTTATAGAAATACTGGATTTCATACAGCATATATTGGCTCTTCTAACTTTTCGAGGTCAGCTTTAACAGATGGTTTAGAATGGAATTTAAAAGTTACAACCAAAGAAGTAAGTCACATAATTGATAAATTCAATAAGACATTTGATTCTTATTGGAATAGTGATGATTTTGAATTATTTGATGATTCTAAACACAAGGAGAAACTTCAAAATGCCTTAAAACAAAGTAAATTTAGTAAACCTTATGAAAACGCAACAGCTTTGTTTGATATTAAACCTTTTCCTTATCAAAAAGAAGTATTAGAAAAACTAGAAGTAGAAAGAACGGTTCACAAAAGATTTAGAAACCTTGTAGTTGCAGCAACTGGAACTGGAAAAACAGTTATTTCTGCGTTTGATTACAAACGTTTTAAACAAAATAACAAATCTGCAAAACTTCTATTCCTTGCACATAGAAAAGAAATCATACAAAAATCATTGTCTACTTTTCAGGGTGTTTTAAGAAATAACAATATTGGTGAATTATGGGTTGACGGAATGGTTCCTGATAATTTTGAATTTGTATTTGCTTCGGTACAATCTGTTAAAAACAAATTTAAAGAATACAATTTAACTCCTGATTATTATGATTACATCATAATAGATGAATGTCATCATCAAACAGCTAATAGTTATAGAGAAATAATAAATCATTTTAAACCAAAGGTTTTACTTGGCTTAACTGCTACTCCAGAACGAATGGATGGTGGAGACATTTTAGAAGATTTTGAGAATAAGATTGCTGCAGAAATTAGATTACCTGAAGCAATGAATCGAAAATTGCTTTGTCCTTTTCAATATTTTGGAATTACCGATAGTGTTGATTTAACAAACGTAAGTTGGTCAAGAGGAAAATATGCACCAAGTGAATTAACAGATTTGTATACAGGGAATGACAGAAGAGCTAGGGAAATCATAGATGCATTAGACAAATACACAAAAGACATAAATGAGGTTAGGTCTTTAGGTTATTGTGCTACAATGGAACATGCAAAATTCATGGCTGAAAAATTTACTTTAGCTGGATTAAAAGCTGACTATTTAACTAGCGAAAACAGTAAAGACAGAGTTTATATTCGTCAGAAATTAGAAAAAAAAGAAATCAATTATCTATTTGTTGTCGACATGTTTAACGAAGGAATCGATATTCCAGAAATCGATACGGTTTTATTTTTAAGACCAACGGAAAGCTTAACAGTCTTTTTACAACAATTAGGAAGAGGATTAAGACTTCATGAAGAGAAAGATTGCTTGACAGTTTTAGATTTTGTTGGAAACTCAAAACCTGAATACAACTTTGAAAGTAAGTTTAGAGCTTTAATAGGTAAAACAAATACAACTGTTTTAAAAGAAATTGAGGACGATTTTCCTCATCTACCTTTAGGTTGCTCTATCATTTTAGAGAAAAAAACAAAAGAAACAATACTTAAAAATATTTCAGCTGCAACCTCATTAAATAAGAATAAGTTAATTCAAAGAATACAGCAATTTCAAAATGACACTAATCTACCTTTAACAATCGGTAACTTTAGTAAGTTTTATAATATACCATTACAATCAATATACAAAAGAGGTAGCTGGAAACGATTATGTCATTTAGCCGGAAAAATTAATGATTTTGATCCGAAAAATGAGAAAGAAATAGTCTCTACCATATCGAATAAATGGCTTTCAACAAATTCGTTAAGCTATTTTACATTCATTTTAAAAATTGCCAAACAAAATTTTAATATAAATATTTCAGAATTCAATCAAAACGAAAAAATCATGCTTTTGATGTTACATTATGATGTTTGGCAAAAAGAAGGTGGTTTTGATTCATTAGAAGAAAGTATTAAAACAATTGGTTTAAATAAAATTTTAATTGAAGAAATTAAAGAAGTTCTCGAATTATTAATCGAAAACATCGACTTTAAAGAATTACCAATTCAACTACCGTATCACCAACCATTGAAATTGCATAGTCGTTATACAAGAGACCAAATTTTATCAGCATTTCAACTTAGTAGTTTTAACAAAAAATCATCTAATAGAGAAGGAACAGCATTAAATAAAGACTTAAATACTGAAATATTATTTATCAATCTTATAAAATCCGAAGAAAACTTTTCACCAACAACAATGTATGATGATTATGCTGTAAATGAATTATTATTTCATTGGCAAACTCAAAATTCTGCTAGACCAGATTTGGGAAAAGGTCTATCATATATCAAGCATAAAGAACAAGAAAAAAGAATTCTTCTTTTTGTTCGAGAAAAAGCAAAAAATGAATTTGGTAAAAGTACCGGTTACGTATTTATTGGAGAAGGAGAAATAAAAGACCATTATGGTTCAAAACCAATGAATATTAATTGGGAATTAAAAGAGCCAATGCCTCTTTATTTATGGAAAGATGCTGCAAAATTATCAATTGGATAA
- a CDS encoding (deoxy)nucleoside triphosphate pyrophosphohydrolase produces MNKTIKVTCAIILYDNEVLAVQRSETMKLPLKWEFPGGKIEEGETEVECIKREIFEELNIKIEIKNQLTPVTHEYPDFKIKLIPFTAEYVSGELILKEHANSVLVNKKKLINLDWAEADLPILQEYLSL; encoded by the coding sequence ATGAATAAAACTATCAAAGTTACCTGTGCTATCATTTTATATGACAATGAAGTTTTAGCAGTTCAAAGAAGTGAAACAATGAAACTTCCACTTAAGTGGGAATTTCCAGGAGGAAAAATTGAAGAAGGAGAAACAGAAGTTGAATGTATAAAAAGAGAAATTTTTGAGGAATTAAATATCAAAATTGAAATCAAAAATCAGTTAACTCCTGTGACTCATGAATATCCTGATTTTAAAATTAAATTGATTCCTTTTACTGCTGAATATGTTTCAGGTGAATTAATACTTAAAGAACATGCTAACTCTGTTTTAGTTAATAAAAAAAAATTGATTAATTTAGATTGGGCTGAAGCAGATTTGCCAATTTTACAAGAATATTTATCACTATGA
- a CDS encoding xanthine dehydrogenase family protein molybdopterin-binding subunit codes for MSNIQKIDRRNFVKLFGLASGGIILGCTSTTIEKKFKPTINPDFFEPNLFVQIDIAGTITLIASRSEMGQGIRTSLASAIADELEADWQYVKVKQATGHEKYGNQNTDGSRSVRTRLEPMRKMGAAAKMMLISAAATKWNIAEKDCKAENHFIINTLTNDKLFYGDLVALASQLEVPEETTIQLKKVADFKYIGKTLKSVDLKDFTTGTATYGIDVRIPNMQFAAVARCPVAFGSVKSFKKNKAEKVAGVSQIIALERRTPPTGKFFGMFGGVAVVANNTWAAFQGKLALDIEWNYGDNAAFNTEEFKQTLTERVHKRGKLVPGGNGNVHTAFKHADQVVEATYHVPFLVHAPMEVPNATAWFQKDKIEVWAPVQDPQTARSELAHFFEIPIENITINVTFLGGGFGRKSKSDFVVEAVTISKKINAPVQVVWTREDDIQHSFYHATSTQYLKGSLLNGKVTGWLQRVGFPSIVSSFKPLSDYASGFELGQGFTKNPYQIPNFRLENVKAEANLRIGWLRSVVHIHSGFGNNSFVDELAFAGNIDPVQMHLDLLSKETISLEKTALQYRTNRMVAVLKQTAKMANWGKKLPKNHGMGVAIHYSFYSYVATIVEVSVIDKKVKIENVFTTIDCGLALNKDNIKNQLEGAAIFGMSLAMYGKISTENGAVKQHNFFDYQMARMQDSPNIHIHIMDKMHEPPTGVGEPGVPVMAPAICNAIFKATGQRVRSLPLTDAGFV; via the coding sequence ATGAGTAACATACAAAAAATAGACAGAAGAAATTTTGTAAAACTATTTGGTTTGGCTTCTGGTGGAATAATTTTAGGATGCACATCAACCACGATAGAAAAGAAATTTAAACCCACAATAAATCCAGATTTTTTTGAGCCTAATCTATTTGTACAAATAGATATCGCTGGTACAATTACTTTAATTGCTTCTAGATCTGAAATGGGACAAGGCATAAGAACCTCTTTAGCTTCTGCAATTGCAGATGAATTAGAAGCAGATTGGCAATACGTAAAAGTAAAACAAGCAACAGGGCATGAAAAATACGGAAACCAAAACACAGACGGTTCTAGAAGTGTAAGAACAAGGTTAGAACCCATGCGTAAAATGGGTGCAGCAGCTAAAATGATGTTGATTTCTGCGGCAGCCACAAAATGGAACATTGCTGAAAAAGATTGCAAAGCAGAAAATCATTTTATTATAAACACCTTAACTAACGACAAGTTATTTTATGGTGATTTGGTGGCATTGGCATCTCAATTAGAAGTGCCAGAAGAAACTACAATTCAATTAAAAAAAGTAGCAGACTTTAAATATATTGGTAAAACCTTAAAAAGTGTAGATTTAAAAGATTTTACAACCGGAACCGCTACTTATGGTATCGATGTAAGAATACCAAACATGCAATTTGCAGCCGTTGCCAGATGTCCGGTAGCATTTGGCTCTGTAAAGAGTTTTAAAAAAAATAAGGCAGAAAAAGTTGCGGGTGTTTCACAAATTATAGCATTAGAAAGACGTACGCCACCTACCGGAAAATTCTTTGGTATGTTTGGTGGGGTTGCCGTTGTTGCCAACAATACTTGGGCAGCTTTTCAAGGTAAACTAGCTTTAGATATCGAATGGAATTATGGTGACAATGCTGCTTTTAATACAGAAGAATTTAAACAAACACTTACAGAACGCGTACACAAAAGAGGTAAATTAGTTCCTGGTGGTAACGGAAACGTACACACTGCTTTTAAACATGCAGATCAAGTAGTAGAAGCTACCTACCATGTGCCTTTTTTAGTACACGCGCCTATGGAGGTGCCCAATGCTACTGCTTGGTTTCAAAAAGATAAAATAGAGGTTTGGGCACCTGTGCAAGATCCACAAACTGCTAGAAGTGAATTAGCGCACTTTTTTGAAATTCCGATTGAAAACATCACCATTAACGTTACATTTTTAGGTGGTGGTTTTGGTAGAAAATCAAAGTCGGATTTTGTAGTTGAAGCCGTAACTATTTCAAAAAAAATAAACGCGCCTGTACAAGTAGTTTGGACGCGAGAAGACGATATACAACATAGTTTTTACCATGCAACAAGTACACAATATTTAAAAGGAAGTTTGTTAAACGGTAAAGTAACCGGTTGGTTGCAAAGAGTTGGGTTTCCTTCTATTGTTTCTTCTTTCAAACCTTTGTCTGATTATGCCTCTGGTTTTGAACTTGGCCAAGGTTTTACAAAAAATCCATATCAAATTCCAAATTTTAGATTAGAAAACGTAAAGGCAGAAGCCAACCTTAGAATTGGCTGGCTGCGTTCTGTAGTTCATATTCACAGTGGTTTTGGTAACAACTCTTTTGTAGACGAATTGGCCTTTGCAGGGAATATAGATCCTGTGCAAATGCATTTAGATTTACTAAGCAAAGAAACCATAAGTTTAGAAAAAACAGCATTGCAATATCGTACTAACAGAATGGTTGCAGTGTTAAAACAAACCGCTAAAATGGCCAATTGGGGTAAAAAGCTTCCTAAAAACCACGGTATGGGTGTTGCCATACATTATAGTTTTTATAGCTATGTAGCCACCATTGTAGAAGTTTCTGTTATTGATAAAAAAGTAAAAATAGAAAATGTATTTACCACGATAGATTGTGGTTTGGCTTTGAATAAAGATAATATTAAAAACCAATTAGAAGGTGCAGCCATTTTTGGAATGTCTTTAGCCATGTACGGTAAAATCTCTACAGAAAATGGTGCTGTTAAGCAGCATAATTTTTTCGATTACCAAATGGCACGCATGCAAGACTCCCCAAATATACACATACACATAATGGATAAAATGCACGAACCACCAACAGGCGTAGGTGAACCTGGTGTACCTGTAATGGCACCTGCTATTTGCAATGCTATTTTTAAAGCTACAGGGCAACGTGTAAGAAGTTTGCCTTTAACAGATGCTGGTTTTGTGTAA
- a CDS encoding (2Fe-2S)-binding protein, whose translation MNTNLSINGKTYTINAQEDMPLLWAIRDIVGLTGTKFGCGVSQCGACSVLLDGKLTKSCSVPVSYALDKQVFTIEGSSKNLEILRQTWSEINVPQCGYCQSGQLIAATALLDTVANPTDQDIDKAMSNNICRCGTFTRIRKAIHEAVALKNKTDE comes from the coding sequence GTGAATACAAATTTATCTATCAACGGAAAAACATATACCATAAATGCACAAGAAGACATGCCGCTTCTTTGGGCAATTCGAGACATTGTTGGCTTAACAGGTACTAAGTTTGGTTGCGGTGTTAGCCAATGCGGTGCTTGTTCTGTATTATTAGATGGTAAATTAACCAAATCTTGCAGTGTACCGGTTTCTTACGCTCTAGACAAGCAAGTGTTTACAATCGAAGGGAGTTCTAAAAATTTAGAAATCTTAAGACAAACTTGGTCAGAAATTAATGTACCACAATGTGGTTATTGTCAGTCTGGGCAATTAATTGCAGCCACTGCACTACTAGACACTGTGGCCAACCCAACAGACCAAGATATAGACAAAGCCATGAGTAATAATATTTGCAGGTGTGGTACTTTTACTCGTATTAGAAAAGCAATTCATGAAGCAGTAGCTCTAAAAAACAAAACAGATGAGTAA
- a CDS encoding M14 family metallopeptidase, with translation MKKLLLFVLTLFIISCNKDAKDTIDFTTQFEKSKGKETPEYKDIITYYENLAEAYSEISVFTFGQTDAGEPLHLITYNREGVYNIDEITNSSKNRILINNGIHPGESDGIDASMMLLRDIVQNDSLQEKYKNTLIAVIPVYNVGGSLNRNSHTRANQNGPLEYGFRGNARNFDLNRDFIKQDTKNAAAFAEIFHAVQPDVFIDNHVSNGADYQYAITHLFTQHNKLGGKLGSFLETTMRPEIEQSLEDKNIIITPYVNVWGNTPEAGFSQFFDSPRYSTGYTTLFNTLGLMVETHMLKPYKIRVEQTYELMLSAFDFTDKNSEKIKELRAKALEEILAKKKYPIAFAVDNTKPTTLNFKGYEASYIDSKVTTGKRLFYDTTKPFEKETNYYNNFKITKEIEIPDAYILKQGWHKVVDRLDNNAIAYTRFKNDTTITVEVSHIKDFKTRSAAYEGHYLHYGTETVKSTKEVAFKAGDLLIPTNQNGLRYLIETLEAEATDSFFNWNFFDTILQKKEGYSAYVFEDIAEQYLSENPELKIALAEKIKNDANFAKNPRAQLDFVYKQTPHYEPAHLLLPVYKLY, from the coding sequence ATGAAAAAACTACTACTATTTGTCTTAACTCTTTTTATAATTTCTTGTAATAAAGATGCAAAAGATACCATCGATTTTACAACTCAATTCGAAAAATCCAAAGGTAAAGAAACACCAGAATACAAAGATATTATTACGTATTATGAAAATTTAGCAGAAGCTTATTCAGAAATCTCTGTATTTACCTTCGGACAAACGGATGCTGGCGAGCCTTTACATCTAATTACTTACAATAGAGAAGGTGTTTATAATATTGATGAAATTACCAATTCTTCTAAAAATAGAATTCTGATAAATAACGGAATTCATCCGGGAGAATCAGACGGAATTGATGCATCGATGATGCTTTTAAGAGACATCGTTCAAAATGATTCTTTACAAGAAAAATACAAAAACACTTTAATTGCAGTGATACCTGTGTATAATGTTGGTGGTTCTTTAAATAGAAATTCGCATACAAGAGCCAATCAAAACGGTCCGTTAGAATATGGTTTTAGAGGCAATGCAAGAAACTTCGATTTAAATAGAGACTTTATTAAACAAGACACTAAAAATGCGGCAGCTTTTGCAGAAATTTTTCATGCAGTACAGCCAGATGTTTTTATAGACAATCATGTTAGCAACGGTGCAGACTATCAATATGCAATTACTCATTTATTTACACAGCACAATAAATTGGGTGGCAAATTAGGTAGTTTTTTAGAAACGACCATGAGGCCAGAAATAGAACAATCTTTAGAAGATAAAAACATTATTATTACACCGTATGTAAATGTTTGGGGCAATACGCCAGAGGCAGGTTTTTCGCAATTTTTCGATTCGCCAAGATATTCTACAGGGTACACTACTCTGTTTAACACTTTGGGGTTAATGGTAGAAACACACATGTTAAAACCTTATAAAATTAGAGTAGAACAAACTTATGAACTAATGCTTTCTGCTTTTGATTTTACAGATAAAAATTCAGAAAAAATTAAAGAATTAAGAGCAAAGGCACTCGAAGAAATTCTTGCTAAGAAAAAGTACCCAATTGCATTTGCCGTTGATAATACCAAACCCACAACACTTAATTTTAAAGGATATGAAGCTAGTTATATAGACAGTAAAGTTACAACTGGCAAAAGGTTGTTTTACGATACTACAAAACCATTTGAAAAAGAAACCAACTACTACAACAATTTTAAAATTACAAAAGAAATAGAGATTCCGGATGCTTATATTTTAAAACAAGGTTGGCATAAAGTTGTAGATCGATTAGATAATAATGCCATTGCATATACTCGCTTTAAAAACGACACTACAATTACTGTAGAGGTTTCTCATATTAAAGATTTTAAAACTAGAAGTGCTGCATACGAAGGCCACTATTTACATTATGGCACAGAAACTGTAAAATCAACAAAAGAAGTTGCTTTTAAGGCAGGTGATTTGTTGATTCCTACAAATCAAAACGGACTTAGATATCTTATAGAAACCTTAGAAGCAGAAGCTACAGATTCATTTTTTAATTGGAATTTCTTTGATACTATTTTACAGAAAAAAGAAGGCTATTCTGCATATGTTTTTGAGGATATTGCCGAACAATACCTTTCAGAAAACCCTGAATTAAAAATCGCTTTAGCAGAAAAGATTAAAAATGATGCCAATTTTGCGAAAAACCCAAGAGCTCAATTAGATTTTGTCTATAAACAAACGCCACATTACGAGCCTGCACATTTATTACTGCCAGTTTATAAATTGTATTAA
- the coaD gene encoding pantetheine-phosphate adenylyltransferase produces the protein MKRAIFPGSFDPITLGHFDIIERGVTLFDELIIAIGVNADKKYMFSLEERKNFIEECFKDNPKIKVVTYKGLTVDFCEQNDVDFILRGLRNPADFEFEKAIAHTNRDLAAIETVFLLTAASTSYISSSIVRDVIRNNGDYTKLVPKPVRVKQ, from the coding sequence ATGAAAAGAGCAATTTTTCCGGGATCTTTTGACCCAATAACACTAGGCCATTTCGATATTATCGAAAGAGGTGTTACCCTTTTTGATGAATTGATTATTGCCATTGGTGTAAATGCAGATAAAAAATATATGTTTTCGTTAGAAGAACGCAAAAACTTTATTGAAGAATGTTTTAAAGACAATCCAAAAATAAAAGTAGTGACCTACAAAGGTTTAACAGTCGATTTTTGCGAGCAAAATGATGTTGATTTTATATTAAGAGGTTTAAGAAATCCGGCAGATTTCGAATTCGAAAAAGCCATTGCACACACCAATAGAGATTTAGCAGCTATAGAAACAGTGTTTTTATTAACTGCGGCTAGCACTTCTTATATTTCTTCTTCTATTGTAAGAGATGTAATTAGAAATAATGGTGATTACACCAAATTAGTTCCGAAACCTGTTAGAGTAAAACAATAA
- a CDS encoding D-alanine--D-alanine ligase encodes MKQNIAIVMGGYSSEVHISLKSGNVVYNHLNKDKYNVYRVLILKEKWVVLDHNEKEYPIDKNDFSFIYKNAKVTFDCVFNAIHGAPGENGQLLAYFNLINIKHTSAPFYQMALTFNKRDTLSAVKAYGIQTATSIYINKGDFIDIDAIVKKVGLPCFIKPNNAGSSYGISKAHTKEAILPAIETAFKEDSEILIESFLDGTEVSVGVIQYQGKVKVLPITEIVSENDFFDYEAKYQGKSQEITPARISSIQEAKVIAVAKKVYTILNMRGFSRSEYIFVNDEPYFLEMNTVPGLTEESILPQQAQAAGITLAALFENAITTALKN; translated from the coding sequence ATGAAGCAAAATATTGCCATAGTAATGGGTGGTTATTCATCTGAAGTTCACATTTCTTTAAAAAGCGGAAATGTAGTTTATAACCATCTAAACAAAGACAAGTACAATGTCTATAGAGTCCTTATTTTAAAAGAAAAATGGGTTGTATTAGATCATAATGAGAAAGAATACCCAATAGATAAAAACGATTTTTCTTTTATTTATAAAAATGCTAAAGTTACTTTTGATTGTGTTTTTAATGCCATACATGGTGCTCCCGGAGAAAACGGACAACTGTTAGCGTATTTCAACCTTATCAATATAAAGCACACCTCTGCCCCATTTTATCAAATGGCTTTAACTTTTAATAAAAGAGATACGTTAAGTGCGGTAAAAGCTTATGGTATTCAAACAGCAACATCTATTTACATCAATAAAGGCGATTTTATAGATATCGATGCTATTGTAAAAAAAGTAGGTTTGCCTTGTTTTATCAAACCAAACAACGCCGGTTCTAGCTACGGTATTTCTAAAGCGCATACAAAAGAGGCCATTTTACCTGCCATAGAAACTGCTTTTAAAGAAGATTCAGAAATTTTAATCGAGTCTTTTTTAGATGGTACAGAAGTTTCTGTTGGTGTTATTCAATACCAAGGTAAAGTTAAAGTGTTACCAATTACAGAGATTGTTTCTGAAAACGATTTTTTCGATTACGAAGCAAAGTACCAAGGCAAATCGCAAGAGATTACGCCGGCAAGAATTTCTTCTATACAAGAAGCAAAAGTAATAGCAGTTGCCAAAAAAGTATATACCATTTTAAACATGCGTGGTTTTTCTAGATCTGAATACATTTTTGTAAACGACGAACCTTACTTTTTAGAAATGAATACTGTACCAGGATTAACAGAAGAAAGCATATTACCACAACAAGCACAAGCTGCAGGCATTACTTTAGCTGCATTATTTGAAAATGCCATAACTACTGCTTTAAAAAACTAA
- a CDS encoding PASTA domain-containing protein — translation MSLIQFLKSKTFFVQIAIVVIGLLVFVFALKFWLGVTTNHNQKIQVPDLQKLSLDEVERKLTELDLTYKIIDSASFNPDYPKKSVIEQTPLAGDFVKEKRKIYLTLNPSKYRDVTIQNLNGRTKRQASSQLRAMGLIVGTNYTYVNDIGKDVVRGLRYKGKVLNEGDKLPLNSIVDLVLGDGNGN, via the coding sequence ATGAGTTTAATTCAGTTTTTAAAAAGTAAAACTTTTTTTGTACAAATAGCTATTGTAGTTATCGGTTTATTGGTGTTTGTTTTTGCACTAAAATTTTGGTTAGGTGTTACCACCAATCATAACCAAAAAATACAGGTTCCAGATTTACAAAAACTTTCTTTAGATGAGGTAGAAAGAAAGTTAACCGAATTAGATTTAACTTATAAAATTATAGATAGTGCTAGCTTTAATCCAGATTATCCAAAAAAATCTGTAATCGAACAAACACCTTTAGCAGGTGATTTTGTAAAAGAAAAACGTAAAATCTATTTAACCTTAAATCCGTCTAAATACAGAGATGTTACTATTCAGAATTTAAACGGTAGAACCAAAAGACAAGCATCTTCTCAATTAAGAGCAATGGGCTTAATTGTTGGTACAAACTATACGTATGTAAATGATATTGGTAAAGATGTTGTTAGAGGTTTGCGCTACAAAGGAAAAGTTTTAAATGAAGGCGATAAACTGCCTTTAAACTCTATTGTAGATTTAGTGCTAGGAGACGGTAACGGTAATTAA